One window of Chryseobacterium sp. JJR-5R genomic DNA carries:
- a CDS encoding aldose epimerase family protein — MENTEVSEYGVTGKGDSVKKYTLTNRNGMKVEVIGYGGTIISLTAPDKNGIYEDVVLGFTKPEDYFNGNPYFFGALVGRYGNRIGNAEFTLEGKTCKLYANDGLNSLHGGKEGFDTKIWTVEPVENAQFPTLKLTYVSADGEEGFPGRLTTTVFYTLTDNNALEISYEAIVDKATVVNLTQHSYFNLSGDFTKAITDHEMQIIADQFLPVNENIIPTGELREVKGTPFDFTVSRTIGRDIDADDEQLRLGEGYDHNWMLNGKDLRTIAAVCHPESGRVMEVMSDQPGVQFYSGNFLDGKYETKTGGKYEKRSGFCLETQHYPDSPNQKAFPSTELQPGQKYQTKTIYKFSVKK, encoded by the coding sequence ATGGAAAACACAGAGGTTTCAGAGTATGGAGTAACCGGAAAGGGGGATTCTGTTAAAAAATATACCCTGACCAATAGAAACGGAATGAAAGTAGAGGTTATCGGCTACGGCGGTACCATTATTTCTCTTACTGCACCCGATAAGAACGGAATATATGAAGATGTTGTTTTAGGGTTTACAAAACCTGAAGATTATTTCAACGGGAATCCGTACTTTTTCGGAGCCCTGGTCGGAAGGTACGGGAACAGGATTGGCAATGCGGAATTTACTTTAGAAGGGAAAACCTGCAAGCTGTATGCAAATGACGGTCTGAACAGCCTTCATGGCGGTAAAGAAGGCTTTGATACCAAAATCTGGACGGTAGAACCGGTAGAAAATGCTCAGTTTCCCACCCTTAAACTGACCTACGTTAGCGCAGACGGTGAAGAAGGGTTCCCGGGCCGGCTTACCACAACCGTATTTTATACGCTAACTGATAACAATGCCCTGGAAATTTCATATGAAGCGATAGTGGATAAGGCTACCGTTGTCAATCTCACCCAGCATTCTTATTTTAACCTTTCAGGGGATTTTACAAAAGCAATTACCGATCATGAAATGCAGATCATTGCAGATCAGTTTCTGCCTGTAAATGAAAATATAATTCCAACCGGAGAACTCAGGGAAGTAAAAGGAACTCCGTTTGATTTTACGGTTTCCAGAACAATCGGCAGAGACATTGATGCCGATGACGAACAGCTCCGGTTGGGTGAAGGGTATGATCATAACTGGATGCTGAACGGAAAAGACCTGAGAACCATTGCTGCCGTCTGCCATCCCGAAAGCGGAAGGGTAATGGAAGTAATGAGCGACCAGCCCGGCGTTCAGTTCTATTCCGGGAACTTCCTGGATGGGAAGTATGAAACCAAAACCGGTGGTAAATATGAAAAAAGGAGCGGGTTCTGCCTGGAGACCCAGCATTATCCGGATTCCCCGAACCAGAAGGCTTTTCCTTCAACGGAATTACAGCCGGGACAAAAATATCAGACTAAAACAATTTATAAATTCTCTGTTAAAAAATAA
- a CDS encoding T9SS type A sorting domain-containing protein — protein MEKIFRFILVMITGIAVSVQLKAQNVQAKVKIDKTVAYQKITGFGGFVCSPQFAYNHMTTTEIQKLWGTGSEGGYNIMRLYIPDQSSNWNAVLATAQLAKSMGLTLFASPWTMPADWKTNNHVNAVYTDANGIQQIGYLKPEKYQDYALYLNSFVTYLQDNGVTLDYISIQNEPDEMAQYQGCIWTPTQIANFVKNYGQLINCKVIAPESVGFTDNYANAFLDPAVMANFEVYGGHQYGAIQSVYKQFQNHNKEIWQTEYLINWNSPSSQTPRDFIWNTDGFTFAKSVNTALLGNVNAWIHYASKRYYGLMGDGTYGTASGNMTKRGYILSQYAKNTTGKTRIDAKWETPGGTLEGSSYISPDGSQITLVVINPSSGTYDLKVDLPFFTTSGVQTTTSQSVNMASSPFSFSTASFRPTVQVSPSSVMTFVFNKSSDRPVSLMTGGDVHYNKIETQATTNSAFGTGYQLSGKTVTFYNSTPLISSNTNTNNGYLNLDDRYNKLIFNVLSYTTSGLPTSSNTTLYYVDTSGTVRSHNYGNIAFPAQGSGSFNLVFDISRAVLPYGCKGIIGLRSGNYSSILTLTFGDVYFNVGNERASKFASAYSPTDSSLMDALENEYYTSIDFRDVTGITSANTWNSASANRNSIFYVNGSVGNSNTNVVSGNSCQDLVLSDLGKDFQVPFGFNTGSATYTRTFNGYGIVILPFQSAVPSGVMAYTMQPGSGAVVCTPVSNGVIPANIPVLINATGSKTFTGSGAVSTPKAITVNQINGVYQSVKAAAGGYVLKTENGITGFYKVTAGNEPVISSFQGYLTENNAYTNDFLSLSFATLGVNDVRVDNNGIVLYPNPAENEIFVDWKSADADYSIIDAKGSTVSQKAKLTHGKNRIDVSKLPSGIYFIEISGSGKTTAGKFIKK, from the coding sequence ATGGAAAAAATCTTCAGGTTTATACTTGTAATGATTACAGGTATTGCCGTTTCAGTACAGCTGAAAGCACAAAACGTGCAGGCAAAAGTTAAAATTGATAAGACGGTGGCTTATCAGAAAATTACCGGTTTCGGCGGTTTTGTCTGCAGTCCGCAGTTCGCATACAACCATATGACGACTACAGAAATCCAGAAGCTCTGGGGTACTGGCAGCGAAGGAGGCTACAATATCATGCGCCTTTACATCCCGGATCAGAGCAGCAACTGGAATGCAGTTCTGGCTACGGCACAGCTGGCAAAATCCATGGGGCTTACCCTGTTCGCCAGTCCGTGGACGATGCCCGCAGACTGGAAAACCAATAACCATGTGAATGCAGTATATACCGACGCCAACGGCATACAGCAAATCGGGTATCTAAAACCGGAAAAATATCAGGACTATGCCCTGTATCTCAACAGTTTTGTTACTTATCTGCAGGATAATGGGGTAACTCTCGATTATATATCCATACAGAATGAACCAGATGAAATGGCACAGTACCAGGGATGCATCTGGACACCGACACAAATTGCGAATTTTGTGAAAAACTACGGTCAGCTTATCAACTGTAAAGTAATTGCGCCGGAAAGTGTCGGTTTTACGGATAATTATGCCAATGCATTTTTAGACCCGGCCGTTATGGCAAATTTTGAAGTATACGGAGGCCATCAGTACGGTGCCATACAGTCTGTCTACAAGCAGTTTCAGAATCATAACAAAGAGATATGGCAGACGGAATATCTGATCAACTGGAATTCTCCCAGCAGCCAGACACCGAGAGATTTTATATGGAATACCGATGGGTTTACTTTCGCAAAAAGCGTCAATACTGCATTGCTGGGAAATGTAAATGCATGGATTCATTACGCATCGAAAAGATATTACGGGCTGATGGGTGACGGCACATACGGAACAGCTTCCGGCAATATGACCAAGCGAGGGTATATTTTATCCCAGTATGCTAAAAATACCACCGGAAAAACCAGAATTGATGCAAAATGGGAGACCCCAGGCGGAACATTGGAAGGCTCGTCGTATATCTCGCCGGACGGCAGCCAGATTACCCTTGTGGTTATCAATCCTTCTTCCGGCACGTATGATCTTAAGGTTGACCTGCCGTTCTTTACCACTTCAGGAGTACAGACCACTACATCACAATCTGTAAATATGGCTTCATCACCTTTCTCTTTCAGTACGGCAAGTTTCCGTCCGACAGTTCAGGTGAGCCCTTCCAGTGTAATGACCTTTGTTTTTAATAAAAGCAGCGACAGGCCGGTATCATTAATGACGGGCGGCGATGTTCATTATAATAAAATTGAAACCCAGGCCACTACCAATTCAGCATTCGGGACTGGCTACCAGCTGAGCGGAAAAACAGTTACCTTCTATAATTCCACTCCGCTGATAAGCTCAAACACAAATACCAACAATGGGTATTTAAATCTGGATGACCGTTATAATAAACTAATTTTTAATGTATTATCCTACACCACCAGCGGCCTGCCGACTTCTTCCAATACAACCCTGTATTATGTAGACACCAGCGGAACGGTAAGGTCTCATAATTATGGCAACATTGCATTTCCTGCACAGGGCTCAGGGAGCTTCAATCTAGTATTTGACATCTCCAGAGCAGTACTTCCGTATGGTTGCAAAGGAATCATCGGGCTCAGGAGCGGGAACTACAGTTCTATTCTTACCCTGACTTTTGGAGATGTCTATTTCAATGTAGGAAATGAAAGAGCTTCAAAATTTGCATCGGCTTACTCGCCTACAGACAGCAGTCTCATGGATGCCCTGGAAAATGAATATTACACATCCATAGACTTCAGGGATGTTACAGGAATAACTTCTGCAAATACCTGGAACAGTGCTTCTGCCAATCGCAATAGTATTTTTTACGTTAACGGAAGTGTCGGCAACAGCAATACCAATGTGGTTTCAGGCAATTCCTGCCAGGACCTTGTGCTTTCGGATCTGGGCAAAGATTTTCAGGTGCCGTTCGGTTTTAACACGGGTTCTGCCACGTATACAAGAACTTTTAATGGGTATGGTATTGTTATTTTACCCTTTCAGTCAGCCGTTCCTTCGGGGGTTATGGCATACACAATGCAGCCTGGTTCCGGAGCTGTTGTATGCACGCCTGTTTCAAATGGGGTGATTCCTGCCAATATTCCCGTATTAATCAATGCTACAGGGAGCAAAACATTCACCGGATCAGGTGCTGTTTCTACACCAAAAGCCATTACCGTTAACCAGATCAACGGTGTTTACCAGTCCGTAAAAGCGGCTGCGGGAGGATATGTACTGAAAACAGAAAACGGTATTACCGGATTTTATAAAGTAACAGCGGGTAATGAACCGGTAATCAGTTCGTTTCAGGGGTATCTTACTGAAAATAATGCTTACACGAATGATTTTCTTTCGTTGAGCTTTGCCACGCTTGGCGTTAATGACGTAAGGGTGGATAATAATGGAATAGTCCTGTATCCGAACCCGGCTGAAAATGAAATTTTTGTTGATTGGAAATCGGCTGATGCAGATTATTCTATCATTGATGCAAAAGGAAGCACCGTATCTCAAAAAGCAAAATTAACTCATGGCAAAAACAGAATTGATGTTTCAAAACTTCCTTCAGGAATCTATTTTATTGAAATATCAGGCTCGGGGAAAACCACAGCAGGTAAATTCATAAAGAAATAG
- a CDS encoding glycosyl hydrolase 115 family protein, whose translation MKRLPMLLLVLLLLVFSMNAQATEPFITTEKNSNAILLKDKSVRISLYTNANIDAGILRAVKNLQSDFQKVTDGQPTVLNQISGMNSPLIIIGTAGTKSVIDDLIRQKKIDGRSLTGKHEKYIIQNVSNPFPGVPEAIVIAGSDKRGTIYGIYEVSQQIGVSPWNYWADVPVEPKENLYFKKGIYTDGEPAVEYRGIFLNDEEPSLGGWARATFGGINSKFYEKVFELILRLKGNYLWPAMWGKAFYDDDALSGPLANEMGIVMGTSHHEPMAQAQTDWHRYIKRNNLPNVWDYSKNAKVLQEFWKAGIVRSKNWEKLVTVGMRGDGDEAMGEGTNISLLENIVKDQRKIIQNVTGKNPSKTPQVWALYKEVQDYYDKGMKVPDDVILLFCDDNWGNVRKLPDLSKPLHKGGYGMYYHFDYVGGPRNSKWINISPVQRIWEQMNLSYEHKVDKVWVVNVGDLKPMEFPISFFMEMAWNPKQFNAKNLLEYTEKWAAQQFGKKYSREIAGMINRYAKYNRRVTPETLDSKTFSLENYNEFETVLNDYRALAIDALRLKELIPAEYQDAYYQLVLYPIEACSNLYEMYYAVAKNRELAAKYDTKANDYADKVKECFERNAYLDNKYNNEIAGGKWTHMMDQMRIGYKTWNDTKENIMPEVTYVYDDNASREKMFQEKDGYVSIEAENFARISNSTRIHWEVIPDFGKTRSGVTTFPQNAYPKADENIYLEYDIDFKSEGEFDVQLLLAPTLNYNHNKGLRYEISFDGQTPQVVNFNGHYKGELGRWQSEHIIKSVTKHRIPQSGKHTLRFRVLEPGIVLEKILIDTGGLKPSYLGAPESNYSGK comes from the coding sequence ATGAAAAGATTACCAATGCTGTTGCTGGTTTTACTGCTGCTTGTTTTCAGCATGAATGCGCAGGCGACCGAACCGTTTATAACAACCGAAAAAAACAGTAACGCCATTCTTCTGAAAGACAAATCAGTAAGGATTTCATTATATACAAATGCTAATATCGATGCCGGAATACTCAGGGCTGTTAAAAACCTGCAATCCGATTTTCAAAAAGTGACCGACGGGCAGCCTACTGTTTTGAATCAGATTTCAGGCATGAATTCTCCCCTGATTATCATCGGGACTGCCGGAACAAAATCCGTGATTGATGATCTAATCAGACAGAAAAAAATTGATGGCAGATCTTTAACGGGAAAACACGAAAAATACATCATTCAGAATGTCAGCAATCCGTTTCCTGGAGTTCCGGAAGCGATTGTGATTGCGGGAAGCGACAAACGCGGAACCATTTACGGGATTTATGAAGTTTCGCAGCAGATCGGCGTTTCGCCCTGGAACTATTGGGCAGATGTCCCGGTAGAACCGAAAGAAAATTTATATTTCAAAAAAGGAATCTATACCGATGGAGAACCGGCTGTGGAATACCGCGGAATTTTCCTCAATGACGAAGAACCCTCACTCGGTGGCTGGGCAAGAGCCACTTTCGGCGGGATCAACTCTAAATTTTACGAAAAGGTTTTTGAACTGATCCTCCGCCTGAAAGGCAACTATCTCTGGCCTGCCATGTGGGGGAAAGCATTTTATGACGATGATGCTTTGAGCGGACCGTTAGCCAACGAAATGGGGATCGTGATGGGAACTTCGCACCATGAACCGATGGCACAGGCACAGACCGACTGGCACCGGTATATCAAAAGAAACAACCTTCCGAATGTCTGGGATTATTCCAAAAATGCCAAAGTCCTGCAGGAATTCTGGAAAGCGGGAATCGTGAGAAGCAAAAACTGGGAAAAACTGGTAACCGTCGGGATGCGTGGCGACGGCGACGAGGCGATGGGAGAGGGAACCAATATTTCCTTATTGGAGAACATCGTGAAGGACCAGCGCAAAATTATTCAGAATGTGACCGGTAAAAATCCAAGCAAAACGCCTCAGGTTTGGGCACTCTATAAAGAAGTCCAGGATTATTATGACAAAGGGATGAAGGTTCCTGATGATGTGATTCTCCTGTTCTGTGATGACAACTGGGGCAATGTGAGAAAGCTTCCGGATCTTTCAAAACCTTTGCATAAAGGCGGTTACGGAATGTATTACCATTTTGATTATGTAGGCGGCCCGAGAAATTCCAAATGGATCAATATCAGTCCGGTACAGCGGATCTGGGAACAGATGAACCTGTCTTATGAACATAAAGTAGATAAAGTCTGGGTAGTCAACGTAGGCGATTTGAAACCGATGGAATTCCCGATCAGTTTTTTCATGGAAATGGCATGGAACCCGAAACAGTTTAATGCTAAAAACCTTCTGGAATATACCGAAAAATGGGCCGCCCAGCAGTTTGGAAAAAAATATTCGAGGGAAATTGCCGGAATGATTAATCGGTATGCCAAATACAATCGCCGCGTAACACCGGAAACGCTGGACAGCAAAACGTTCAGCCTGGAAAATTACAATGAATTTGAAACGGTTTTAAATGATTACAGAGCATTGGCAATTGATGCCTTGCGTTTAAAAGAACTGATTCCGGCAGAATATCAGGATGCCTACTATCAATTGGTTCTTTACCCCATTGAGGCATGCAGCAATTTGTATGAAATGTATTATGCCGTAGCCAAAAACAGGGAATTGGCTGCCAAATATGACACCAAAGCAAATGATTACGCTGACAAGGTAAAAGAATGTTTTGAGAGAAATGCTTATCTGGATAACAAATACAACAATGAGATTGCCGGCGGAAAATGGACACACATGATGGACCAGATGCGTATAGGTTACAAAACATGGAATGATACAAAAGAAAACATCATGCCTGAAGTTACTTATGTATATGATGATAATGCTTCCAGAGAGAAAATGTTTCAGGAGAAAGACGGCTATGTTTCCATAGAAGCTGAAAATTTTGCTAGAATCAGTAATTCAACCCGGATCCACTGGGAAGTGATTCCTGATTTCGGGAAAACCAGATCCGGTGTGACTACTTTTCCACAAAATGCCTATCCGAAAGCTGATGAAAATATTTATCTGGAATATGATATTGATTTCAAATCTGAAGGTGAGTTTGATGTCCAGCTGTTATTGGCTCCAACTTTAAATTATAATCACAATAAAGGATTGCGATATGAGATTTCTTTCGACGGACAGACGCCGCAGGTCGTCAATTTCAACGGTCATTATAAAGGTGAATTGGGAAGATGGCAGTCAGAACACATTATAAAATCAGTCACAAAACACCGGATTCCTCAGTCGGGTAAACACACTTTACGGTTTAGGGTTTTGGAGCCCGGAATTGTTTTAGAAAAGATTTTAATTGATACAGGCGGGCTTAAACCGAGTTATTTAGGAGCACCGGAAAGCAATTATTCGGGAAAATAA
- a CDS encoding glycoside hydrolase 43 family protein, translating to MKIKKSFYIVSFYGFIGLNLLSAQVNPVQKKQETPFTNPIIWADAPDLSVTRNGSDFYLVSTTMHLMPGAPVMHSKDLVHWEMSGYVFDRLNDNSRYDLLDGTVYGRGQWASSIRYHKGKYYVLFSPNDEPFRSYIYVTGNPEKGSWKLITRSRHFHDASLLFDDDDRVYVFTSNKVFELSPDFTEVIGNPEGTVVFQKDSSETGLLEGNQIIKRNGKYYMMMISWPKGEKRRQVVYKADKVTGPYEKKVILEDNFLGFSYAGQGALIDDENGNWYSLIFQDRGGVGRVPLLIPVQWENDWPVLGDNGKVPLNGNVPLPPFKPKNNIVESDEFSDKKLKIQWQWNHNPVNEAWSLSERKGFLRLKTGRIADNIYAAPNTLTQRMTGPKSGAVVALDLTGMKDGDVAGFGAFNGDSGLLEVIKEGSQKFLTFSTHEVSLDHKTKAITGVKKEELKRIPLTSDRIYLRIEADFNPGKDLADFSYSTDQKNWTEMAKDYKMIFDYRKLFMGSKFAIFNYATKSTGGFVDVDFFRVNTGLK from the coding sequence TTGAAAATTAAAAAATCATTTTATATAGTTTCTTTTTATGGATTTATCGGGCTGAATCTTCTTTCGGCCCAGGTAAATCCTGTTCAGAAAAAGCAGGAGACACCGTTTACCAATCCCATTATTTGGGCAGATGCGCCGGATTTGTCGGTGACAAGAAATGGCAGTGATTTTTATCTGGTAAGCACCACAATGCACCTGATGCCGGGAGCTCCGGTGATGCATTCCAAAGATTTGGTGCATTGGGAAATGTCTGGTTATGTTTTTGACAGACTGAATGACAATTCTAGATACGATTTATTGGACGGAACGGTTTACGGCCGCGGGCAATGGGCATCTTCCATCCGCTATCACAAAGGAAAATATTACGTGCTATTTTCCCCGAATGACGAACCTTTCAGATCTTATATCTATGTAACGGGCAATCCGGAAAAAGGCAGCTGGAAACTGATTACAAGGTCCAGGCATTTTCACGATGCTTCACTGCTCTTTGACGATGACGACAGAGTGTATGTCTTCACTTCCAATAAAGTCTTTGAACTGAGCCCTGATTTTACAGAAGTGATTGGGAATCCCGAAGGAACTGTGGTTTTTCAGAAAGATTCGTCAGAAACCGGACTTCTCGAAGGCAATCAGATCATTAAAAGAAACGGAAAATATTATATGATGATGATTTCCTGGCCCAAAGGTGAAAAACGCCGCCAGGTAGTTTACAAAGCTGATAAAGTGACCGGGCCCTACGAGAAAAAAGTTATTCTGGAAGACAACTTTCTCGGATTTTCTTATGCCGGACAAGGCGCTTTAATTGATGATGAAAACGGTAACTGGTATTCGCTTATTTTTCAGGACAGAGGCGGAGTAGGGCGGGTTCCGCTTTTGATTCCCGTACAATGGGAAAATGACTGGCCGGTTTTGGGTGATAACGGAAAAGTTCCATTGAACGGTAATGTTCCGCTTCCACCGTTTAAACCGAAAAACAATATTGTGGAAAGCGATGAGTTTTCAGATAAAAAATTAAAAATCCAGTGGCAGTGGAACCATAATCCCGTAAACGAAGCCTGGTCTTTGTCTGAACGAAAAGGTTTTTTGAGATTAAAAACGGGCAGGATAGCTGATAATATTTATGCTGCTCCGAATACGTTGACGCAAAGAATGACCGGACCAAAATCAGGTGCTGTTGTAGCGCTGGATTTAACAGGAATGAAAGACGGCGATGTTGCTGGTTTCGGTGCATTTAATGGGGATTCCGGATTGCTCGAGGTGATAAAAGAAGGCAGCCAGAAATTTTTGACGTTTTCCACCCATGAAGTCAGTTTAGATCATAAAACGAAAGCAATTACCGGAGTAAAAAAGGAAGAGCTGAAACGCATCCCTTTAACTTCAGATAGAATCTATCTCCGTATTGAAGCAGATTTTAACCCTGGAAAAGACCTCGCGGATTTTTCTTACAGCACCGACCAGAAAAACTGGACAGAAATGGCGAAAGATTATAAAATGATTTTCGATTACAGGAAGTTATTTATGGGATCTAAATTTGCCATTTTTAATTATGCAACAAAAAGTACCGGAGGATTTGTAGATGTTGATTTTTTCAGGGTAAATACGGGTTTAAAATAA
- a CDS encoding glycoside hydrolase family 43 protein: MKQKIIDSAFLRNRLTLATAVSLLSLNNFSAQTFSDFSYRGNDKIYTDNPLKEGEFYSPILQGCYPDPSITKKGDDYYLVNSSFSMFPGVPIFTSRDLVNWKQVGHVLDRPSQLKVEKSGVSQGIYAPDIKYNKHNDTFYMITTQIAGGIGNMVVKTKDPAKGWSEVQKLNFDGIDPSIFFDDDGKAYIVHNDAPPKGTEQYNGHRVIKMWDYDLEKDQVIAGSDKIIVNGGVDLSQKPIWIEGPHLYKKNGKYFLMCAEGGTGGNHSEVIFMSDAPKGPFVPAGNNPILTQRYFPKDRKDKVDWAGHADLVETPDGKYYGVFLAIRPNVNNRVNSGRETFILPVDWSGTYPVFQNGLVPMKPKLKMPEGVKNQVGQNGFFPNGNFTYSDKLTDKNLDFRWVAMRGPRENFISITKNGVKVAPFETNIKALAPVSALFYRLQHEDFETSVTLDYKPKSEKELAGITCYQSEKFNYVFGITKKDKDFYIVLERTEKGESKLIASEKIALSKPIKLQVAGEKDEHQFNYSLDGKNFKNLGGPVSGDILSTDVAGGFTGSLIGLYSTSANDIKPD; the protein is encoded by the coding sequence ATGAAACAGAAAATAATAGATTCGGCTTTTTTAAGAAACAGGCTCACTTTGGCAACTGCAGTTTCCCTGCTTTCCCTAAATAACTTTTCTGCACAGACTTTTTCAGACTTTTCCTACCGTGGAAATGATAAAATATACACAGACAATCCATTGAAAGAAGGCGAATTTTATTCTCCTATTCTTCAGGGATGCTATCCGGATCCGAGTATTACCAAAAAAGGAGACGATTATTACTTAGTCAACTCTTCATTTTCAATGTTTCCCGGGGTTCCAATTTTTACTTCCAGAGATTTGGTCAACTGGAAGCAGGTGGGGCACGTTCTGGACAGGCCTTCACAGCTGAAAGTCGAGAAATCAGGCGTTTCACAGGGAATTTATGCCCCGGATATTAAATACAATAAGCACAACGACACTTTTTATATGATCACCACGCAGATTGCCGGCGGAATCGGGAATATGGTCGTAAAAACCAAAGATCCTGCTAAAGGCTGGAGCGAAGTGCAAAAACTGAATTTTGACGGCATCGACCCTTCGATTTTCTTTGATGATGACGGTAAGGCCTATATCGTTCACAATGATGCGCCGCCAAAAGGAACCGAGCAGTACAATGGCCATCGTGTCATCAAAATGTGGGATTATGATCTTGAAAAAGACCAGGTAATTGCAGGTTCAGATAAAATCATCGTAAATGGCGGTGTTGATCTTTCCCAAAAACCCATCTGGATAGAAGGTCCGCATTTATATAAAAAGAACGGGAAATATTTTCTGATGTGTGCGGAAGGCGGAACAGGCGGCAACCACAGCGAAGTTATTTTTATGTCAGATGCTCCCAAAGGTCCGTTTGTTCCTGCAGGAAATAATCCGATTTTGACCCAGCGCTATTTCCCGAAAGACCGGAAAGACAAAGTGGATTGGGCGGGCCACGCGGATTTGGTGGAAACGCCGGACGGTAAATATTACGGGGTTTTTCTGGCTATCCGCCCGAATGTAAACAACAGGGTCAACAGCGGCCGTGAGACTTTCATTCTTCCGGTGGACTGGAGCGGAACGTATCCTGTCTTCCAGAACGGACTGGTCCCGATGAAACCGAAATTAAAAATGCCGGAAGGCGTTAAAAACCAGGTCGGCCAAAACGGATTTTTCCCGAACGGAAACTTCACTTATTCCGATAAGCTGACGGATAAAAACCTGGATTTCCGATGGGTAGCCATGCGGGGACCCCGGGAGAATTTCATCAGTATCACTAAAAACGGAGTGAAAGTAGCTCCTTTTGAAACCAATATCAAAGCATTGGCCCCGGTTTCGGCATTATTTTACAGGCTGCAGCATGAAGATTTTGAAACTTCCGTAACGCTTGATTACAAGCCGAAATCTGAAAAAGAACTGGCAGGGATTACCTGCTATCAGAGTGAAAAATTCAACTACGTTTTCGGGATTACAAAAAAAGATAAGGATTTTTACATCGTTCTGGAAAGAACGGAAAAAGGAGAATCCAAACTGATTGCCAGCGAAAAGATTGCACTTTCCAAACCAATCAAATTGCAGGTAGCCGGGGAAAAGGATGAACATCAGTTTAATTATTCCCTGGATGGCAAAAACTTCAAAAACCTCGGCGGTCCGGTTTCCGGAGATATTTTATCCACAGATGTTGCAGGTGGTTTTACGGGTAGTTTGATTGGTTTGTACAGTACGTCGGCTAACGATATTAAACCTGATTAA